One genomic segment of Helicobacter pylori NQ4053 includes these proteins:
- a CDS encoding phosphomannomutase/phosphoglucomutase codes for MDISIFREYDIRGIYPTTLDEKSAFSIGVELGKIMRECDKSVFVGHDARTHGRFLFEALSAGLQSSGLKVYDLGLIPTPVAYFAAFNEINGIKCPNSIMITGSHNPKEYNGFKITLNQNPFYGKDIQALKDTLLNAKHEIKPLKETPEKANALEAYQRYLIKDFQHLKNLKYKIALDFGNGVGALGLEPILKALNIDFSSLYSDPDGNFPNHHPDPSEAKNLQDLEKHMQENAISIGFAFDGDADRIAMLSSHHIYAGDELAILFAKRLHAQGITPFVIGEVKCSQVMYNTINTFGKTLMYKTGHSNLKIKLKETNAHFAAEMSGHIFFKERYFGYDDALYACLRALELLLEQSPSDLENTIKNLPYSYTTPEEKIAVSEEEKFEIIHNMQKALKNPPSHFPKIKEIISIDGVRVVFEHGFGLIRASNTTPYLVSRFEGKDEITALEYKRALLNLLEK; via the coding sequence ATGGACATTAGCATTTTTAGAGAATACGATATTAGAGGCATTTACCCCACCACTTTAGATGAGAAGAGCGCTTTTAGTATTGGCGTGGAGTTGGGGAAAATCATGCGAGAATGCGATAAAAGCGTGTTTGTAGGGCATGATGCGAGAACGCATGGGCGCTTTTTGTTTGAAGCTTTGAGCGCGGGGCTGCAATCAAGCGGCTTGAAAGTGTATGATTTAGGGCTAATCCCCACACCGGTAGCGTATTTTGCAGCCTTTAATGAAATCAATGGCATTAAATGCCCTAATTCTATCATGATTACTGGATCTCACAACCCCAAAGAATACAACGGCTTTAAAATCACGCTCAACCAAAACCCGTTTTATGGCAAGGACATTCAAGCTTTAAAAGACACGCTTTTAAACGCCAAGCATGAAATAAAACCCCTAAAAGAAACACCAGAGAAAGCCAATGCCCTAGAAGCGTATCAGCGCTATTTGATCAAGGATTTTCAGCATTTGAAAAACCTTAAATACAAAATCGCATTGGATTTTGGTAATGGCGTGGGGGCGTTAGGATTAGAACCTATTTTAAAGGCTTTGAACATTGATTTTAGCAGCCTTTATAGCGATCCTGATGGGAATTTCCCTAACCACCACCCAGACCCCAGCGAAGCGAAAAACTTACAAGATTTAGAAAAACACATGCAAGAAAACGCTATTTCTATAGGCTTTGCTTTTGATGGCGATGCGGATAGGATTGCGATGCTAAGCTCTCATCATATTTATGCGGGCGATGAATTAGCGATTTTATTCGCTAAACGCTTGCATGCTCAAGGCATCACCCCCTTTGTGATCGGCGAAGTCAAATGCTCTCAAGTGATGTATAACACGATTAATACTTTTGGCAAGACGCTCATGTATAAAACCGGGCATAGCAATTTAAAAATCAAACTCAAAGAAACCAATGCGCATTTTGCGGCTGAAATGAGCGGGCATATCTTTTTTAAAGAGCGCTATTTTGGCTATGATGACGCTCTTTATGCATGCTTAAGGGCTTTAGAGTTATTGCTCGAACAAAGTCCAAGCGATTTGGAAAACACCATTAAAAACCTCCCTTATTCCTACACCACGCCTGAAGAAAAAATCGCCGTGAGCGAAGAAGAAAAATTTGAAATCATTCATAACATGCAAAAAGCGCTTAAAAACCCGCCAAGTCATTTCCCTAAAATCAAAGAAATCATCAGCATTGATGGCGTGAGAGTGGTTTTTGAACATGGTTTTGGGCTTATTCGCGCAAGCAACACCACCCCCTATTTAGTCAGCCGCTTTGAAGGCAAGGATGAAATAACGGCGTTAGAATATAAAAGGGCGTTGCTCAATTTGCTAGAAAAATAA
- the nuoN gene encoding NADH-quinone oxidoreductase subunit NuoN → MLIDSLHISFDSFNFESVLPMLVLVCGGIFTLLINAFTSRFSRNLNVFLCMLFLVLDFLVVLGLEEQENAFFGFLSLDTLSLISQSIVLISAFLLIFLALSKERFNEFQTAEFYSLYLFIVAGFQFMVSSNHLLLILIGLETASLPLCVLMALSDKRYGLEAGIKYFTMGAMASAFFAMGAMAFYLLTGSLNLEVISLYLHTEGITNPMLFAMGAIFLIGAIGFKVSLVPFHTWMPDVYEGNNPVFASYISIVPKIAGFVVATRLFGAFIDTRIAWVEDIFYVLILMTITIPNFIALWQEDVKRMLAYSSISHSGFALACVFIHTEDSQQAMFVYWFMFAFTYIGAFGLLWLLKSREKTWDERYDHPYSKFNGLIKTHPLVAILGAIFVFGLAGIPPFSVFWGKFLAVESALESNHILLAVVMLVNSAVAAFYYFRWLVAMFFNKPLQSYAQNDIYTQNATMPIYAVIIAMALACLFSVFMMRGLLEFVA, encoded by the coding sequence ATGTTAATAGATAGTCTCCATATCTCTTTTGATAGCTTTAATTTTGAGAGCGTTTTACCCATGCTGGTGTTGGTGTGTGGGGGGATTTTCACGCTCCTAATCAACGCTTTCACTTCCAGGTTTTCACGCAATTTGAATGTGTTTTTATGCATGCTCTTTTTGGTTTTGGATTTTTTGGTGGTTTTAGGATTAGAAGAGCAAGAAAACGCCTTTTTTGGGTTTTTGAGCTTGGATACCCTCTCGCTCATCTCTCAAAGCATTGTCTTGATTTCAGCCTTTTTGCTCATTTTCTTAGCCCTTTCAAAAGAGCGCTTCAACGAATTTCAAACCGCTGAATTTTATTCCTTATACTTGTTTATTGTTGCTGGCTTTCAGTTCATGGTTTCAAGCAACCATTTATTGTTAATCCTTATTGGGTTAGAAACAGCGTCCTTACCCCTTTGCGTGTTAATGGCGTTGAGCGATAAACGCTACGGCTTGGAAGCAGGGATCAAGTATTTCACTATGGGGGCTATGGCGAGCGCGTTTTTTGCTATGGGCGCGATGGCTTTTTACTTGCTCACAGGGAGCTTGAATCTTGAAGTCATTAGCCTATACTTACACACTGAAGGTATCACAAACCCCATGCTCTTTGCGATGGGTGCTATTTTTTTGATTGGAGCGATTGGCTTTAAAGTCTCTTTAGTGCCTTTCCATACCTGGATGCCTGATGTGTATGAGGGCAATAATCCGGTCTTTGCGAGCTATATTTCCATTGTGCCTAAAATCGCTGGCTTTGTGGTAGCGACTCGCCTTTTTGGGGCGTTTATAGACACTCGCATCGCTTGGGTAGAAGACATTTTTTATGTTTTGATTCTTATGACTATCACCATCCCTAATTTCATTGCTTTATGGCAAGAAGATGTCAAAAGAATGCTCGCTTATAGTTCCATTTCGCATTCTGGGTTCGCTTTAGCATGCGTGTTCATCCACACTGAAGATAGCCAACAAGCGATGTTTGTTTATTGGTTCATGTTCGCCTTCACTTACATTGGGGCTTTTGGCCTTTTATGGCTCTTAAAAAGCCGGGAAAAAACATGGGATGAACGCTACGATCACCCTTATTCCAAATTCAACGGCCTTATCAAAACCCACCCTTTAGTGGCGATCTTAGGCGCTATTTTTGTTTTTGGGCTTGCAGGGATCCCGCCTTTTAGCGTGTTTTGGGGGAAATTTTTAGCCGTTGAAAGCGCGTTAGAGAGCAATCACATTCTTTTAGCGGTGGTGATGTTAGTTAATAGCGCGGTGGCTGCGTTTTATTATTTCCGTTGGCTCGTGGCGATGTTTTTCAATAAGCCCTTACAAAGCTACGCTCAAAACGATATTTACACCCAAAACGCTACCATGCCCATTTATGCGGTCATTATTGCTATGGCGTTAGCGTGCTTATTCTCTGTGTTTATGATGCGAGGGCTTTTAGAGTTTGTGGCTTAA
- a CDS encoding DUF7494 domain-containing protein: MWLKSKFFLLMGLLSHSLNALSLTLTQGKEGGEDFSVLTLRNNKAFSCSYVNEKPPSGIEASLSIMHAKRPIECVIDSIPKEGFTPLENAFFNITYSMRQQQFILHIKPKVMRRLTLFSFDRDYKKAVPLFVENDSKAKMWQIVGYDQKIPFLSEKDNAQKGLNFPIIIKDAQTPIIQELDVNNKPLLTTKGYDLNAYLEAKKQMDSQAYFDALRTISRAFKNYPQTMFKKDLYLLEIIALGKLGIKKSLLIDIGTQWIKNYPTDPNIPEALYYVAKALDENNNYKQAMRYYKRILLEYKNSRYAPLAQMRLAIEAAEASDLSSANMLFKEAFSNAKDKESASEIALNWAEAEINYQNFNNAKYLIDKVVQSNPDYISTHSESALDLLKLLKKNQMNASAIEIAHLLFNQDDDLKAKEQALYDLGALYARIKDFKNAHLYNLQYLQDHAELERASVVRARDEKALFSMEGNTQEKIAHYDKIIQNFPNSNEAQKALELKAQLLFDNKRYAEVLGMQKNLPKDSPLIQKTLNVLAKTPLEDHRCKEALKYLSQITAFEFNPQEEIQAFDCLYFASLKEKAQIIALNALKAAKTPSEKLVWLYRLGRNYYRLGDFKNSTLASKDALILAQNLNKKEFYDIAFVLFSDYMQNNEKGLALNLYAFLEKHFKDDKRMALVYFKLLENEKDPKSVKIYATSLLKLQDAYKDYSYTPFSEFALIDAYRTTKDYSKALEMLDKLLDRRLSLEDHQKALYLQSSLLDLTNQKAKSKASLEKCVQLKQKDQTNAWQNLCEQGLNLFKNKES, translated from the coding sequence TTGTGGCTTAAGTCAAAATTCTTTCTTTTAATGGGCTTGCTCTCCCATTCACTCAACGCTTTAAGTCTCACGCTCACGCAAGGCAAAGAAGGGGGGGAAGATTTTTCGGTTTTAACCTTACGAAACAATAAGGCGTTTTCTTGCTCTTACGTTAATGAAAAACCGCCAAGCGGGATTGAAGCGTCTTTATCTATCATGCATGCTAAACGCCCCATAGAATGCGTGATAGACTCTATCCCTAAAGAGGGCTTTACCCCTTTAGAAAACGCTTTTTTCAATATCACCTATTCCATGCGCCAACAACAATTCATTTTACACATCAAACCCAAAGTGATGCGAAGGCTCACCCTTTTTTCTTTTGATAGGGATTATAAAAAGGCTGTCCCCCTTTTTGTGGAAAACGACTCTAAAGCCAAAATGTGGCAAATCGTAGGCTATGATCAAAAAATCCCTTTTTTGAGCGAAAAAGACAACGCTCAAAAAGGCTTGAATTTCCCCATTATCATTAAAGACGCTCAAACCCCTATCATTCAAGAGCTGGATGTGAATAACAAACCCCTACTCACCACAAAGGGCTATGATTTAAACGCCTATTTAGAAGCTAAAAAACAAATGGATTCGCAAGCCTATTTTGACGCCTTACGCACGATCAGCCGTGCGTTTAAAAACTACCCTCAAACGATGTTTAAAAAAGACTTGTATTTATTGGAAATTATCGCATTAGGTAAATTAGGCATTAAAAAATCCTTACTCATAGATATTGGCACCCAATGGATTAAAAATTACCCGACTGACCCCAATATCCCTGAAGCGTTATACTATGTCGCCAAAGCTTTAGATGAAAACAACAATTACAAACAGGCCATGCGCTATTACAAACGCATTCTTTTAGAATACAAAAATTCCCGCTACGCGCCCTTAGCCCAAATGCGTTTAGCCATTGAAGCGGCTGAAGCTTCTGATTTGAGCAGCGCTAACATGCTTTTCAAAGAAGCTTTTTCTAACGCCAAAGACAAAGAGAGCGCGAGTGAAATCGCACTTAATTGGGCTGAAGCAGAGATAAACTATCAAAACTTTAATAACGCTAAATACCTCATTGATAAGGTGGTCCAATCCAACCCAGATTATATTTCTACGCATAGCGAATCAGCCCTAGACTTGCTCAAGTTATTGAAAAAAAACCAGATGAATGCAAGCGCGATTGAGATCGCTCACTTGCTCTTTAATCAAGATGATGATTTGAAAGCTAAAGAGCAAGCGCTTTATGATTTAGGGGCGTTGTATGCAAGGATCAAGGATTTTAAGAACGCCCACCTTTACAACCTGCAATATTTGCAAGACCATGCGGAATTGGAGCGGGCTTCTGTCGTTAGAGCGCGCGATGAAAAAGCCCTTTTTTCCATGGAGGGGAACACGCAAGAAAAAATCGCCCACTACGATAAAATCATTCAAAATTTCCCTAATTCTAATGAAGCCCAAAAAGCTTTAGAGTTGAAAGCCCAACTCTTGTTTGACAATAAGCGCTATGCTGAAGTTTTAGGCATGCAAAAAAATTTACCCAAAGATTCTCCCTTGATCCAAAAAACGCTCAATGTCCTTGCTAAAACCCCATTAGAGGATCATCGTTGCAAAGAAGCTTTAAAATACTTATCCCAAATCACCGCCTTTGAATTTAACCCCCAAGAAGAAATCCAAGCCTTTGATTGCTTGTATTTCGCATCGCTCAAAGAAAAAGCGCAAATTATTGCCCTAAACGCTTTAAAAGCGGCTAAAACCCCTAGCGAGAAATTGGTATGGCTTTATCGTTTGGGGCGCAATTACTACCGCTTAGGGGATTTTAAAAATTCCACTCTGGCTTCTAAAGACGCTTTGATTCTCGCTCAAAACTTGAATAAAAAAGAATTCTATGATATTGCTTTTGTTTTATTTTCAGATTACATGCAAAACAATGAAAAAGGATTGGCCCTCAATTTGTATGCGTTTTTAGAAAAGCATTTCAAAGACGATAAACGCATGGCGTTGGTTTATTTTAAATTATTAGAGAATGAAAAAGACCCTAAAAGCGTCAAAATTTATGCCACAAGCTTGCTCAAACTCCAAGACGCTTATAAGGACTATTCTTACACGCCCTTTAGCGAATTTGCTCTCATTGACGCTTACAGAACCACCAAAGACTATTCAAAAGCGTTAGAAATGCTAGACAAACTTTTAGATCGCAGGCTTTCTTTAGAAGATCACCAAAAAGCCTTATACTTGCAATCCAGCTTATTAGATCTAACCAATCAAAAAGCAAAATCTAAAGCCAGTTTAGAAAAATGCGTTCAATTAAAACAAAAAGATCAAACAAACGCATGGCAAAATTTATGCGAACAGGGTTTAAATTTATTCAAAAACAAGGAGTCATGA
- the trpA gene encoding tryptophan synthase subunit alpha — protein MRYQNMFETLKKQDKMAFIPFVTLGDPNYEWSFEIIKTLIISGVSALELGFAFSDPVADGVTIQASHLRALKHASMAKNFQLLKKIRGYNHNIPIGLLAYANLIFSYGVDGFYAQIKECGVDSVLIADMPLIEKELVIKSAQKHQIKQIFIASPNASSKDLEQVAMHSQGYIYTLARSGVTGASHTLKNDASTIIKTLKTFSSTPALLGFGISQKEHITNAKEMGADGVICGSALVKIIEENLNNENAMLEKIKGFIGGMIF, from the coding sequence ATGAGGTATCAAAACATGTTTGAAACCTTAAAAAAACAAGACAAAATGGCGTTTATCCCGTTTGTAACCTTGGGTGATCCCAATTATGAATGGAGTTTTGAAATCATTAAAACCCTAATTATTAGCGGGGTGAGCGCTTTAGAATTGGGCTTTGCTTTTTCCGATCCAGTAGCGGATGGCGTTACCATACAAGCGAGCCATTTAAGGGCGTTAAAACACGCTAGCATGGCTAAAAATTTCCAGCTTTTAAAAAAGATTAGAGGTTACAACCACAATATTCCCATAGGGCTTTTAGCGTATGCGAATCTCATTTTTTCTTACGGCGTTGATGGCTTTTACGCTCAAATCAAAGAATGCGGCGTGGATAGCGTTTTAATAGCGGACATGCCCCTAATAGAAAAAGAATTAGTCATCAAATCCGCTCAAAAACACCAAATCAAGCAGATCTTTATCGCCAGCCCTAATGCGAGCAGTAAAGATTTAGAACAAGTTGCTATGCATTCGCAAGGCTATATCTACACTTTAGCCAGGAGTGGGGTTACAGGGGCGAGCCATACTTTAAAAAATGACGCAAGCACTATTATTAAAACCTTAAAAACCTTTAGCTCTACCCCAGCTCTACTGGGCTTTGGCATTTCTCAAAAAGAACACATCACAAACGCTAAAGAAATGGGCGCTGATGGCGTGATTTGCGGCTCAGCGTTAGTCAAAATCATAGAAGAAAATTTAAACAATGAAAACGCCATGCTAGAAAAAATTAAAGGGTTTATAGGAGGAATGATTTTTTAA
- the trpCF gene encoding bifunctional indole-3-glycerol-phosphate synthase TrpC/phosphoribosylanthranilate isomerase TrpF, with the protein MPSVLENILKDKILEIATLKKNHALPVNITPSDRDFKKALLEKKTNFILECKKASPSKGLIRKDFDLLKIAKTYEKFASCISVLADSKYFLGSYENIKIVSQHSNKPVLCKDFIIGAFQIKLARMMGANAVLLMLSVLDDKNYLELFNLAKSLNMSVLTEVSNKQEIKRLLKLQYDIIGINNRDLHTLTTDINNTLKLRPLLPKDALIISESGIYSHAQIKALAPYVNGFLVGSSLMKEKDLKKACTKLILGENKVCGLTRIKDAKAVYKNHFIYGGLIFEKSSPRYIKPKKALKITKAVKKLDFVGVFVKDSIKKIQKIAKKLDLKAVQLYGYSQKEIAQLKKSLPKTCAIWQVISVMSAKDLVPKIQEASLILYDTKGDKMGGNGVSFDWGILENVKTPFMLAGGLNLDNIQKALKVKALGLDFNSGLEISPGIKNKDKIKRLARILREY; encoded by the coding sequence ATGCCTAGCGTGTTAGAAAACATCCTTAAAGACAAGATCTTAGAAATCGCTACACTCAAAAAAAATCATGCTTTACCGGTAAACATAACCCCAAGCGATAGGGATTTTAAAAAAGCGTTACTAGAAAAAAAAACCAACTTTATTTTAGAATGCAAAAAAGCATCGCCCTCTAAAGGTTTGATCAGAAAAGATTTTGATCTGTTAAAAATAGCCAAGACTTATGAAAAATTTGCCTCTTGCATTTCAGTTTTAGCCGATTCTAAATATTTTTTAGGCTCTTATGAAAACATTAAGATTGTTTCGCAACATTCCAATAAGCCTGTTTTATGCAAAGATTTTATCATTGGTGCTTTTCAAATCAAACTCGCTAGAATGATGGGGGCTAATGCGGTGCTTTTAATGTTAAGCGTATTAGATGATAAAAATTATTTAGAGCTTTTTAACCTCGCTAAATCCTTAAACATGAGCGTGCTGACCGAAGTTTCCAATAAGCAAGAAATCAAACGCTTGCTCAAACTCCAATACGACATTATAGGTATTAATAACAGGGATTTGCACACCCTAACAACCGACATCAACAACACGCTCAAATTACGCCCCCTTTTGCCTAAAGACGCGCTCATTATCAGTGAGTCCGGTATTTATTCGCATGCGCAAATCAAAGCCCTAGCCCCTTATGTGAATGGCTTTTTAGTGGGCAGCTCTTTAATGAAAGAAAAGGATTTGAAAAAAGCGTGCACTAAATTGATTTTAGGCGAAAATAAAGTGTGCGGGCTTACAAGGATTAAAGACGCTAAAGCCGTTTATAAAAACCATTTTATTTATGGGGGTTTGATTTTTGAAAAATCTTCGCCCAGATACATCAAGCCTAAAAAAGCCCTAAAAATCACAAAAGCGGTTAAAAAATTGGATTTTGTGGGCGTGTTTGTGAAAGATAGCATTAAAAAAATTCAAAAAATCGCTAAAAAGCTTGATTTAAAAGCGGTGCAGCTTTATGGCTATTCGCAAAAAGAAATCGCTCAATTAAAAAAATCGCTCCCTAAAACTTGCGCGATTTGGCAAGTAATAAGCGTGATGAGCGCTAAAGATTTAGTGCCTAAAATTCAAGAAGCCTCTCTGATTTTATACGACACTAAGGGGGATAAAATGGGAGGCAATGGCGTGAGTTTTGATTGGGGTATTTTAGAAAATGTCAAAACGCCTTTCATGTTAGCTGGTGGGCTTAATTTGGATAATATTCAAAAAGCCTTGAAAGTTAAAGCGTTGGGATTGGATTTCAATTCCGGTTTAGAAATAAGCCCTGGGATTAAAAATAAGGATAAAATCAAGCGGTTAGCCCGCATTTTAAGAGAGTATTAA
- a CDS encoding aminodeoxychorismate/anthranilate synthase component II, with protein MKIFFIDNFDSFSYNLVYELECLGYEVAVYQNDIDPSYLMGLMNEESKTPLLFISPGPGSPNSSGNLLKIIEMAKKKFPILGVCLGLQALAQSYGAKIIRSKEIVHGKATTIALKKHAVFKGLGESMVVGRYHSLMASGLPKNLEVIAEHDNIPMAIVNEEDKILAYQFHPESIMTLQGRALLEQSVGFLEGLL; from the coding sequence ATGAAAATCTTTTTTATAGATAATTTTGATTCTTTCTCTTATAATTTGGTGTATGAATTAGAGTGTTTGGGTTATGAAGTGGCCGTTTATCAAAACGATATTGATCCGAGTTATCTTATGGGTTTAATGAATGAAGAATCAAAAACCCCTTTATTGTTCATCTCACCCGGGCCTGGTAGCCCTAATAGTTCAGGCAATCTTTTAAAAATCATTGAAATGGCTAAAAAGAAATTCCCTATTTTAGGGGTTTGTTTAGGCTTACAGGCTTTAGCGCAAAGCTATGGGGCTAAAATCATAAGGAGCAAAGAAATCGTGCATGGCAAAGCGACGACTATCGCGCTCAAAAAGCATGCCGTTTTTAAAGGTTTAGGGGAAAGCATGGTGGTGGGGCGTTACCATTCTTTAATGGCAAGCGGATTGCCTAAAAATTTAGAAGTGATCGCTGAGCATGACAATATCCCTATGGCTATTGTCAATGAAGAAGATAAAATTTTAGCCTATCAATTCCACCCTGAAAGCATCATGACTTTACAAGGGAGGGCGTTGTTAGAGCAAAGCGTGGGATTTTTAGAAGGGTTATTATGA
- the trpB gene encoding tryptophan synthase subunit beta: MNQKAYFGEFGGSFVSELLVPALRELEQAFDACLKDEKFQKEYFRLLKDFVGRPSPLTLCQNIVSNPKVKLYLKREDLIHGGAHKTNQALGQALLAKKMGKTRIIAETGAGQHGVATAIACALLNLKCVIFMGSKDIKRQEMNVFRMRLLGAEVREVNSGSATLKDAVNEALRDWASSYKNTHYLLGTAAGPHPYPTMVKTFQKMIGDEVKSQILEKENRLPDYVIACVGGGSNAIGIFSAFLNDKEVKLIGVEPAGLGLETNKHGATLNKGRVGILHGNKTYLLQDDEGQIAESHSISAGLDYPGVGPEHSYLKEIGRAVYESASDAEALEAFSLLCQKEGIIPALESSHALAYALKLAQKCAQESIIVVNLSGRGDKDLNTVYNALKGDLK; encoded by the coding sequence ATGAATCAAAAAGCGTATTTTGGGGAGTTTGGAGGGAGTTTTGTTTCGGAGTTGTTAGTGCCTGCATTAAGAGAATTAGAACAGGCGTTTGATGCGTGTTTGAAAGATGAAAAATTCCAAAAAGAGTATTTTCGTCTTTTAAAAGATTTTGTGGGCCGTCCCAGCCCTTTAACCTTGTGTCAAAATATCGTTTCTAACCCTAAAGTCAAGCTTTATTTAAAACGAGAGGATTTAATCCATGGCGGGGCGCATAAGACTAATCAGGCCTTAGGGCAAGCCCTTTTAGCGAAAAAAATGGGTAAAACAAGGATTATTGCTGAAACGGGTGCTGGGCAGCATGGCGTTGCAACGGCTATCGCTTGCGCGTTATTGAACTTAAAATGCGTGATTTTTATGGGATCTAAAGATATCAAGCGCCAGGAAATGAATGTTTTTAGAATGCGCTTATTGGGCGCTGAAGTGAGAGAAGTCAATTCAGGGAGCGCGACGCTTAAAGACGCCGTGAATGAGGCCTTGAGAGATTGGGCGAGCAGTTACAAGAACACGCACTATTTGCTAGGCACAGCCGCCGGGCCGCACCCTTACCCCACAATGGTTAAAACCTTTCAAAAAATGATAGGCGATGAGGTTAAAAGCCAAATTTTAGAAAAAGAAAACCGCTTGCCTGATTATGTGATCGCATGCGTTGGAGGGGGGTCTAACGCTATAGGGATATTCAGCGCGTTTTTAAACGATAAAGAGGTCAAACTCATAGGCGTAGAGCCAGCCGGTTTAGGGCTAGAGACTAACAAGCATGGGGCGACTTTGAATAAAGGGCGTGTGGGGATTTTGCATGGGAATAAAACCTATCTTTTACAAGATGATGAAGGCCAGATTGCAGAAAGCCATAGCATTAGCGCCGGGCTTGATTATCCAGGGGTGGGGCCAGAACACAGCTATTTAAAAGAGATTGGGCGCGCGGTTTATGAAAGCGCAAGCGATGCTGAAGCGCTAGAAGCTTTCAGTTTGCTATGCCAAAAAGAAGGCATTATCCCAGCACTAGAAAGCTCGCACGCCTTAGCGTATGCCTTAAAACTCGCTCAAAAATGTGCACAAGAAAGCATTATTGTAGTGAATTTAAGCGGTCGGGGGGATAAGGATTTAAACACCGTTTATAACGCTTTAAAAGGAGATTTAAAATGA
- the trpD gene encoding anthranilate phosphoribosyltransferase — MKEILNALYHQKDLNDEEVKKLFTLIIHEKVSPAQLGAILCALKIKGESFKEISVAAATLLEHAPKPFNSGLDLIDNCGTGGDGLKTINISTIAALIASSMGLPMAKHGSRSVSSHSGSADLLENLGVNIEMNPTQLENCFKQTHFGFLFAPLYHQSFKKSAPLRKELFTKTIFNCLGPLINPLRPKIQLLGVYDKSLCKTMALALKALGVKRAMVVNGGGTDEIVLHDITHACELKNNEILEYDLSAKDFDLPPYDLKELQIKNAQESVQACLDILENKGKDSHTMVVVSNVASLLYLSHRAKDLKEGVGMTLEHLKTKAPYAHLQKIIRLSHA; from the coding sequence ATGAAAGAGATTTTAAACGCTCTATACCATCAAAAAGACTTGAACGATGAAGAGGTCAAAAAGTTATTCACCCTCATTATCCACGAAAAAGTAAGCCCAGCGCAACTTGGGGCCATTTTATGCGCTTTAAAAATCAAGGGCGAGAGCTTTAAGGAAATTAGCGTTGCTGCAGCCACGCTTTTAGAGCATGCCCCTAAGCCTTTTAACAGCGGCTTGGATTTAATAGACAATTGCGGCACAGGGGGCGATGGGCTAAAAACGATCAACATCAGCACGATTGCTGCGCTCATTGCCAGCTCCATGGGATTACCTATGGCTAAACACGGATCAAGGAGCGTGTCCAGCCATAGCGGGAGCGCGGATTTGTTGGAAAATTTAGGCGTGAATATTGAAATGAACCCCACGCAGTTAGAAAATTGTTTCAAACAAACGCATTTTGGGTTTTTATTCGCGCCTTTATACCATCAAAGTTTTAAAAAATCCGCCCCTTTAAGAAAAGAGCTTTTCACTAAAACGATTTTTAATTGCTTAGGGCCTTTAATCAACCCCTTAAGGCCAAAAATCCAGCTTTTAGGCGTGTATGACAAATCTTTGTGCAAGACTATGGCGCTAGCGTTAAAGGCTTTGGGCGTTAAAAGGGCGATGGTGGTTAATGGAGGGGGGACAGATGAAATCGTGTTGCATGATATTACGCATGCGTGTGAATTGAAAAATAATGAAATTTTAGAGTATGACTTGAGCGCTAAAGATTTTGATTTACCCCCCTATGATTTGAAAGAATTACAGATTAAAAACGCACAAGAAAGCGTTCAAGCGTGCTTAGATATTTTAGAAAATAAAGGCAAAGATTCGCACACAATGGTGGTTGTGTCGAATGTGGCGAGTTTGTTGTATTTAAGCCATAGGGCTAAAGATTTAAAAGAGGGCGTGGGCATGACTTTAGAGCATTTAAAAACCAAAGCGCCTTATGCGCATTTGCAAAAAATCATAAGGTTAAGCCATGCCTAG